The proteins below come from a single Miscanthus floridulus cultivar M001 chromosome 1, ASM1932011v1, whole genome shotgun sequence genomic window:
- the LOC136546737 gene encoding glucan endo-1,3-beta-glucosidase 7-like, giving the protein MGAAARKPVAALLPIWLICLVCASRAGAQPYIGVNYGEVADNLPSPDETAKLLKSTSISKVRLYGVDAGLIRALAGSEISVVVGVSNGDIPSLAADPAAASRWLAANVLPFVPATTISAVAVGNEVLESGDASLAAALLPAMQNLRAAAVAAGDGAAGIRFSTVNTMGVMAQSEPPSTGAFHPDVAPQLQQILAFLSRTSAPFMINPYPWFAYQSDPRPETLAFCLFQPNAGRVDGGSRIRYTNMFDAQLDAVKSALVRAGYGSVDIVVAETGWPTKGDAGEPGATAENARAYVSNLVAHLRSGAGTPLMPGKSVETYLFALYDEDLKPGPTSERSFGLYHTDLTMAYDAGLTSSAPAGGGGAAQPKQAGGWCVARDGASDAELQADLDYACSQVGVDCGAIQPGGACFEPSTVRAHAAYAMNQLYQAAGRHPWNCDFRASATLTSENPSYGACVYTGGGQ; this is encoded by the exons ATGGGCGCCGCGGCGAGGAAGCCCGTCGCCGCTCTGCTGCCAATCTGGCTCATCTGCCTCGTCTGCGCGTCGA GAGCAGGAGCGCAGCCGTACATCGGCGTCAACTACGGCGAGGTGGCGGACAACCTGCCGTCGCCGGACGAGACGGCGAAGCTGCTCAAATCCACGTCCATCTCCAAGGTGCGTCTCTACGGCGTGGACGCGGGGCTGATCCGCGCGCTGGCGGGGTCCGAAATCTCGGTGGTGGTGGGCGTGTCGAACGGCGACATCCCCTCACTGGCCGCCGACCCGGCCGCGGCGTCGCGGTGGCTGGCGGCCAACGTGCTGCCCTTCGTCCCGGCGACCACCATCTCGGCCGTGGCGGTGGGCAACGAGGTGCTGGAGTCCGGGGACGCGTCCCTGGCCGCCGCGCTGCTCCCGGCCATGCAGAACCTCCGCGCCGCGGCCGTCGCGGCCGGGGACGGCGCGGCGGGGATCAGGTTCTCCACCGTCAACACCATGGGCGTGATGGCGCAGTCGGAGCCGCCGTCCACGGGCGCGTTCCACCCTGACGTGGCGCCGCAGCTGCAGCAGATCCTGGCGTTCCTCAGCCGGACCAGCGCGCCCTTCATGATCAACCCGTACCCGTGGTTCGCGTACCAGTCGGACCCGCGCCCGGAGACGCTGGCCTTCTGCCTGTTCCAGCCCAACGCCGGGCGCGTCGACGGCGGGTCCAGGATCAGGTACACCAACATGTTCGACGCGCAGCTGGACGCCGTGAAGTCGGCGCTGGTGCGCGCCGGGTACGGGAGCGTGGACATCGTGGTGGCCGAGACGGGTTGGCCGACAAAGGGCGACGCCGGGGAGCCCGGCGCCACGGCGGAGAACGCCAGGGCCTACGTGTCCAACCTGGTGGCGCACCTGCGGTCCGGCGCCGGCACGCCGCTGATGCCCGGGAAGTCGGTGGAGACGTACCTGTTCGCGCTCTACGACGAGGACCTCAAGCCCGGGCCCACGTCGGAGCGCTCGTTCGGGCTGTACCACACGGACCTGACCATGGCGTACGACGCTGGGCTGACCTCCTCCGCGCCGGCAGGGGGAGGAGGGGCGGCGCAGCCCAAGCAGGCCGGCGGGTGGTGCGTGGCGCGGGACGGCGCCTCGGACGCGGAGCTGCAGGCGGACCTGGACTACGCGTGCTCGCAGGTGGGCGTCGACTGCGGCGCCATCCAGCCCGGCGGCGCCTGCTTCGAGCCCAGCACGGTGCGCGCGCACGCCGCGTACGCCATGAACCAGCTGTACCAGGCGGCCGGGCGGCACCCGTGGAACTGCGACTTCCGGGCGTCCGCCACGCTCACCTCCGAAAACCCAA GCTACGGCGCATGCGTGTACACCGGGGGCGGCCAATAA